One genomic segment of Alicycliphilus denitrificans K601 includes these proteins:
- a CDS encoding branched-chain amino acid ABC transporter permease, with the protein MRTTSSLSPAAAPDATRYYRFKPLNVGRIVIWSLFAIALIAAPRLFTSGLALTMLSQIGYATIICLSYNILLGQGGMLSFGHAVYTGLGSFITVHAINMAGAGQLPIPLWLMPLVGGLAGMFFAVLLGFVTTKKSGTTFAMITLGIGELVASMALMFPEFFGGEGGITTDRVYGQPFFGITFGPAIQVYYLIAAYCFVCTAAMYAFTGTPLGRILNAVRDNPERVEFIGYNTQRVRYFAFIIAGFFAGIGGALAAINFEIVTGADSVSVVRSGGYLLFTFLGGATFFFGPIIGAVLLVLASVLLSELSKAWLLYLGLVFLFMVMYAPGGIASLIMMNLRLARYGKLRGIVGAYLALGGTALVAVLGAAAMIEMTYHLQLNAALGPRLEFLGATLDARSVASWFGAGFVLATGLGLFELCRRQFLRQWGEIQEEIEHEIKRGEAA; encoded by the coding sequence ATGCGAACGACTTCCTCCCTCTCCCCGGCCGCCGCGCCGGACGCCACCCGGTACTACCGCTTCAAGCCCCTGAACGTGGGCCGGATCGTCATCTGGAGCCTGTTCGCCATCGCGCTCATCGCCGCGCCCCGGCTGTTCACCAGCGGGCTGGCGCTGACCATGCTCTCGCAGATCGGCTACGCGACCATCATCTGCCTGTCCTACAACATCCTGCTGGGGCAGGGCGGCATGCTGAGCTTCGGCCATGCGGTGTACACGGGCCTGGGCTCCTTCATCACGGTGCACGCCATCAACATGGCCGGCGCGGGGCAGCTGCCCATTCCGCTGTGGCTCATGCCGCTCGTGGGGGGGCTCGCGGGCATGTTCTTCGCCGTGCTGCTGGGGTTCGTGACCACCAAGAAGTCGGGCACCACCTTCGCCATGATCACGCTGGGCATCGGCGAGCTGGTGGCCTCGATGGCGCTGATGTTCCCCGAGTTCTTCGGCGGCGAGGGCGGCATCACCACCGATCGGGTGTACGGCCAGCCCTTCTTCGGCATCACCTTCGGGCCGGCCATACAGGTGTACTACCTGATCGCGGCGTACTGCTTCGTGTGCACGGCGGCCATGTACGCCTTCACCGGCACGCCGCTCGGGCGCATCCTGAACGCCGTGCGCGACAACCCCGAGCGCGTGGAGTTCATCGGCTACAACACGCAGCGCGTGCGCTATTTCGCCTTCATCATCGCGGGCTTCTTCGCGGGCATCGGCGGGGCGCTGGCGGCCATCAACTTCGAGATCGTCACCGGCGCCGACAGCGTGAGCGTGGTGCGCTCGGGCGGCTACCTGCTGTTCACCTTCCTGGGCGGGGCCACGTTCTTCTTCGGGCCCATCATCGGGGCGGTGCTGCTGGTGCTGGCCTCGGTGCTGTTGTCGGAGCTGTCCAAGGCCTGGCTGCTGTATCTGGGCCTGGTGTTCCTGTTCATGGTGATGTATGCGCCCGGAGGCATCGCCAGCCTCATCATGATGAACCTGCGGCTGGCCAGGTACGGCAAGCTGCGCGGCATCGTCGGCGCGTACCTGGCGCTGGGCGGCACGGCGCTGGTGGCGGTGCTGGGCGCGGCCGCGATGATCGAGATGACCTACCACCTGCAGCTCAACGCGGCGCTCGGGCCCCGGCTGGAGTTCCTGGGCGCCACGCTGGACGCGCGCAGCGTGGCGAGCTGGTTCGGCGCTGGCTTCGTGCTCGCCACGGGGCTGGGGCTGTTCGAGCTGTGCAGGCGGCAGTTCCTGCGGCAGTGGGGCGAGATCCAGGAAGAGATCGAGCACGAGATCAAGCGCGGGGAGGCGGCATGA
- a CDS encoding peptidylprolyl isomerase produces the protein MKKQLLSGLVAAAMLGTMALPVAAQNIAIVNGKAVPKERAEALKQQVERAGRPVTPEMENQIKEEVVAREIFMQEAQKRGLEGTADYKTQMELARQTILIRELFVDFQKNNPVTDAEIQAEYDKFVAANAGKEYKASHILVAKEDEAKSIIASIKKGAKFEDIAKKQSKDPGSGARGGDLDWANPGSYVPEFTEALVKLEKGKMTQTPVKSQFGWHVIRLDDVRDAQLPKLDEVKPQIAQQLQQQKLAKFQEDLRAKAKVE, from the coding sequence ATGAAGAAACAGCTTTTGTCCGGCCTCGTGGCCGCCGCCATGCTGGGCACGATGGCCTTGCCCGTCGCCGCGCAAAACATCGCCATCGTCAATGGCAAGGCCGTCCCCAAGGAGCGCGCCGAGGCCCTGAAGCAGCAGGTGGAGCGCGCCGGCCGTCCCGTCACCCCCGAGATGGAGAACCAGATCAAGGAAGAAGTGGTCGCCCGCGAGATCTTCATGCAGGAGGCGCAAAAGCGCGGCCTGGAAGGCACGGCCGACTACAAGACCCAGATGGAGCTGGCGCGCCAGACCATCCTGATCCGCGAGCTGTTCGTCGACTTCCAGAAGAACAACCCCGTGACCGACGCCGAGATCCAGGCCGAGTACGACAAGTTCGTGGCCGCCAACGCCGGCAAGGAATACAAGGCCAGCCACATCCTGGTCGCCAAGGAGGACGAGGCCAAGTCCATCATCGCCTCGATCAAGAAGGGCGCGAAGTTCGAGGACATCGCCAAGAAGCAGTCCAAGGACCCCGGGTCCGGCGCCCGCGGCGGCGACCTGGACTGGGCCAACCCCGGCAGCTACGTGCCCGAGTTCACCGAGGCCCTGGTCAAGCTCGAAAAGGGCAAGATGACCCAGACCCCCGTGAAGAGCCAGTTCGGCTGGCACGTCATCCGCCTGGACGACGTGCGCGACGCCCAGCTGCCCAAGCTCGACGAGGTCAAGCCCCAGATCGCCCAGCAGCTGCAGCAGCAGAAGCTCGCCAAGTTCCAGGAAGACCTGCGCGCCAAGGCCAAGGTGGAGTGA
- a CDS encoding LapA family protein, which translates to MKYLLWLLKAAIFFTLFAFALNNQQDATVHFFFGTRWTAPAVLIVLSAFTLGVVVGVLGMVPRWWRHRSAARRAQAAAQEPSPAAPAQPPAEPTMPQTPIDGI; encoded by the coding sequence ATGAAATACCTCCTGTGGCTGCTCAAGGCAGCCATTTTTTTCACTCTGTTCGCCTTCGCGCTGAACAACCAGCAGGACGCCACGGTGCACTTCTTCTTCGGCACCCGCTGGACGGCGCCGGCCGTGCTGATCGTGCTCTCGGCCTTCACGCTGGGCGTGGTCGTCGGCGTGCTGGGCATGGTGCCGCGCTGGTGGCGCCACCGCAGCGCCGCGCGCCGCGCCCAGGCCGCCGCGCAAGAGCCCTCCCCCGCCGCGCCGGCGCAGCCCCCGGCCGAGCCCACCATGCCCCAGACGCCCATCGATGGAATTTGA
- a CDS encoding BolA family protein: MTATTPVSVTAEAMAERLRATLAPTRLEVLDESWQHEGHAGANGTGFGTHFRVRIASPLFAGKRKVAQHRLVYDALQIFIDHGAHAIAIETL, translated from the coding sequence ATGACCGCAACGACTCCCGTCTCCGTCACCGCCGAAGCCATGGCCGAGCGCCTGCGCGCTACGCTGGCCCCCACCCGGCTCGAAGTGCTGGACGAAAGCTGGCAGCACGAAGGGCATGCGGGCGCCAATGGCACGGGCTTCGGCACACACTTTCGCGTACGCATCGCGTCCCCCCTGTTCGCCGGAAAGCGCAAGGTGGCGCAGCACCGGCTTGTGTATGATGCGCTACAGATTTTCATCGACCATGGCGCGCACGCCATCGCCATTGAAACTCTCTGA
- a CDS encoding branched-chain amino acid ABC transporter substrate-binding protein produces MRRTIKKIAVSAMLVAAGGAFAQKGETVKIAWLDPLSGLMAAVGTNQLKSFQFISEEFNRKNASGVKFEIIGIDNKLSPQETTSALRSAMDQGARYVVQGNGSGPALAIMDALEKHNARNPGKEVVYLNYAAVDPDLTNSKCSYWHFRLDADTSMKMEALTTFMKDHAEIKKVYLINQNYSHGHQVSKYAKENLKRKRPDVQIVGDDLHPLAQVRDFSPYIAKIKQSGADTVITGNWGSDLALLIKAANDAGLNNVNFYTYYGGVTGSPTAMGAGAAGRVYMVSYGHLNLPGDIGRIVGEYKKKFNDDMYTGAVYHAFAMLDAGFVKAKSTDPVKVAAVMEGMKFNSFNGEVEMRKTDHQLQQGLFVTRWEKAGGKYPVDAENTGYTFVPVKYYEPYVASTPTSCQMKRPS; encoded by the coding sequence ATGAGGCGTACTATCAAGAAAATAGCTGTCAGTGCAATGCTGGTGGCTGCTGGCGGCGCATTTGCCCAGAAAGGCGAAACCGTCAAGATCGCCTGGCTCGACCCGCTGTCGGGCCTGATGGCGGCGGTGGGCACGAACCAGCTCAAGAGCTTCCAGTTCATCTCCGAGGAGTTCAACAGGAAGAACGCCTCGGGCGTGAAGTTCGAGATCATCGGCATCGACAACAAGCTCAGCCCGCAGGAGACCACCAGCGCGCTGCGCTCGGCCATGGACCAGGGCGCGCGCTACGTGGTGCAGGGCAACGGCTCGGGCCCGGCGCTGGCCATCATGGATGCGCTGGAAAAGCACAACGCGCGCAACCCCGGCAAGGAGGTGGTCTACCTCAACTACGCCGCGGTGGACCCCGACCTCACCAACAGCAAGTGCAGCTACTGGCACTTCCGCCTGGATGCCGACACCTCGATGAAGATGGAGGCTCTGACCACCTTCATGAAGGACCACGCCGAGATCAAGAAGGTCTACCTGATCAACCAGAACTACTCGCACGGCCACCAGGTCTCCAAGTACGCCAAGGAGAACCTCAAGCGCAAGCGCCCCGACGTGCAGATCGTGGGCGACGACCTGCATCCGCTGGCACAGGTGCGCGACTTCTCGCCCTACATCGCCAAGATCAAGCAGTCGGGCGCCGACACGGTGATCACGGGCAACTGGGGCTCGGACCTCGCGCTGCTCATCAAGGCCGCCAACGATGCGGGCCTGAACAACGTCAACTTCTACACCTACTACGGCGGCGTGACGGGCAGCCCCACGGCCATGGGCGCGGGCGCCGCGGGGCGCGTGTACATGGTCTCGTACGGCCACCTGAACCTGCCGGGCGACATCGGCCGCATCGTGGGCGAGTACAAGAAGAAGTTCAACGACGACATGTACACCGGCGCCGTGTACCACGCCTTCGCCATGCTGGACGCGGGCTTCGTGAAGGCCAAGTCCACCGATCCCGTGAAGGTGGCCGCCGTCATGGAAGGCATGAAGTTCAACAGCTTCAACGGCGAGGTGGAGATGCGCAAGACCGATCACCAGCTGCAGCAGGGCCTGTTCGTCACGCGCTGGGAGAAGGCGGGCGGCAAGTACCCCGTCGATGCGGAGAACACCGGCTACACCTTCGTGCCCGTCAAGTACTACGAGCCCTACGTGGCGAGCACGCCCACCTCGTGCCAGATGAAGCGGCCGTCCTGA
- a CDS encoding branched-chain amino acid ABC transporter permease yields the protein MNLEFFVISLLNGISYGLLLFMLSSGLTLIFSMMGVLNFAHTSFYMLGAYFAYTLSGVIGFWPALVAAPLLIGALGALFERYALRRVHKFGHVPELLVTFGLSYLVLEVVQLVWGRSTVPYGLPAQLQGPLFTLYGTQFPKSRSFIMLVAVLMLLSVWLLLTRTRIGLVIQAALKHPHMVEALGHNVPRVFMLVFGGGCALAGLAGVIGGNTYVTEPAMAASVGSIIFVVVVVGGMGSLAGAFLASLLIGLVQTFAVALDYSLVHAFTRLGVQVTEQTFGYPVLRLTISQVAPILPYLFLVLILIFRPKGLLGTRED from the coding sequence ATGAATCTCGAGTTTTTCGTGATCTCGCTGCTGAACGGCATCAGCTACGGGCTGCTGCTGTTCATGCTGAGTTCGGGGCTGACGCTGATCTTCAGCATGATGGGGGTGCTCAACTTTGCGCACACCAGCTTCTACATGCTGGGTGCGTACTTCGCCTACACCCTCTCGGGCGTGATCGGCTTCTGGCCGGCGCTCGTGGCCGCGCCGCTGCTCATCGGCGCGCTGGGGGCGCTGTTCGAGCGCTACGCGCTGCGCCGGGTGCACAAGTTCGGCCACGTGCCGGAGCTGCTGGTCACCTTCGGCCTGTCGTACCTGGTGCTGGAGGTGGTGCAGCTCGTGTGGGGCCGCTCCACCGTGCCCTATGGCCTGCCCGCGCAGCTCCAGGGGCCTCTGTTCACGCTGTACGGCACGCAGTTCCCCAAGTCGCGCTCGTTCATCATGCTGGTGGCGGTGCTCATGCTGCTGTCGGTGTGGCTGCTGCTCACGCGCACGCGCATCGGCCTGGTGATCCAGGCGGCGCTCAAGCACCCGCACATGGTGGAGGCGCTGGGCCACAACGTGCCGCGCGTGTTCATGCTGGTGTTCGGCGGCGGCTGCGCGCTCGCCGGGCTGGCCGGGGTGATCGGCGGCAACACCTACGTGACGGAGCCGGCCATGGCCGCCTCGGTGGGCTCGATCATCTTCGTGGTGGTGGTGGTGGGCGGCATGGGGTCGCTCGCGGGGGCGTTCCTCGCCTCGCTGCTCATCGGGCTGGTGCAGACCTTCGCGGTGGCGCTGGACTATTCGCTCGTGCACGCCTTCACACGCTTGGGCGTGCAGGTCACCGAGCAGACCTTCGGCTACCCGGTGCTCAGGCTCACCATCTCGCAGGTGGCTCCCATCCTGCCGTACCTGTTCCTCGTCCTGATCCTGATCTTCCGCCCCAAGGGCCTGCTGGGCACGCGGGAGGACTGA
- a CDS encoding ABC transporter ATP-binding protein produces MTTDHQAAHALELRDLRKSFGKTEIIRGANLTVRSGERVAIIGPNGAGKSTLFNLISGRFAPTSGQVLLHGARIDGKAPFEINRMGLSRSFQITNIFPKLSVFENLRCGVLWSLGYRYAFWRFLSKLQDANERAEQLMEMIKLDKKRDTLAMNLTYAEQRALEIGITIAGGASVILLDEPTAGMSKSETTRFIHLIKEVTEGRTLLTVEHDMGVVFGLADKIAVVVYGEVIAFDTPENVRANQRVQEAYLGSVIAAQQEGRH; encoded by the coding sequence ATGACGACGGACCACCAGGCGGCCCATGCGCTGGAGCTGCGCGACCTGCGCAAGAGCTTCGGCAAGACGGAGATCATCCGCGGCGCCAACCTGACCGTGCGCTCCGGCGAGCGCGTGGCCATCATCGGCCCCAACGGCGCGGGCAAGTCCACGCTGTTCAACCTGATCAGCGGGCGCTTCGCGCCCACCAGCGGCCAGGTGTTGCTGCACGGCGCGCGCATCGACGGCAAGGCGCCGTTCGAGATCAACCGCATGGGCCTGTCCCGCAGCTTTCAGATCACCAACATCTTCCCCAAGCTCAGCGTGTTCGAGAACTTGCGCTGCGGCGTGCTCTGGAGCCTGGGCTACCGCTACGCGTTCTGGCGCTTCCTGTCGAAGCTGCAGGACGCCAACGAGCGCGCCGAGCAGCTCATGGAGATGATCAAGCTCGACAAGAAGCGCGACACGCTGGCCATGAACCTGACCTACGCCGAACAGCGGGCGCTGGAGATCGGCATCACCATCGCGGGCGGCGCCAGCGTGATCCTGCTGGACGAGCCCACCGCCGGCATGAGCAAGAGCGAGACCACGCGCTTCATCCACCTCATCAAGGAGGTGACCGAGGGCCGCACGCTGCTCACCGTGGAGCACGACATGGGCGTTGTCTTCGGCCTGGCCGACAAGATCGCGGTGGTGGTGTACGGCGAGGTGATCGCCTTCGACACGCCCGAGAACGTGCGCGCCAACCAGCGCGTGCAGGAGGCCTACCTGGGCTCGGTCATTGCGGCGCAGCAGGAAGGGAGGCACTGA
- a CDS encoding septation protein A, which produces MKLLIDFFPIILFFAAFKVWGIYVATGVAIAATVAQIAYIHVRHGKVEPMQWLSLGVIVVFGGATLLAHSETFIKWKPTVLYWLMGGTLLVGQLVFRKNFIQSLMGKQIELPAPVWRQLNWAWTTFFAAMGLLNLWVAYRFDTDTWVNFKLFGGLGLMFAFVIAQALFLSRHMKEGDAAPEDSQP; this is translated from the coding sequence ATGAAACTGCTCATCGACTTCTTCCCCATCATCCTGTTCTTCGCCGCGTTCAAGGTCTGGGGCATCTACGTGGCCACGGGCGTGGCCATCGCCGCCACCGTGGCGCAGATCGCCTATATCCACGTCAGGCACGGCAAGGTCGAGCCCATGCAGTGGCTCAGCCTGGGGGTGATCGTGGTGTTCGGCGGCGCCACGCTGCTGGCGCACAGCGAGACCTTCATCAAGTGGAAGCCCACCGTGCTGTACTGGCTCATGGGCGGCACGCTGCTCGTCGGCCAACTGGTGTTCCGCAAGAACTTCATCCAGTCGCTCATGGGCAAGCAGATCGAGCTGCCCGCCCCCGTATGGCGCCAGCTCAACTGGGCCTGGACCACCTTCTTCGCCGCCATGGGCCTGCTCAACCTCTGGGTGGCCTACCGCTTCGACACCGACACCTGGGTGAACTTCAAGCTTTTTGGCGGCCTGGGGCTGATGTTCGCCTTCGTCATCGCCCAGGCCCTGTTCCTGAGTCGCCACATGAAGGAAGGCGACGCCGCACCCGAGGACTCGCAACCATGA
- a CDS encoding 3-(methylthio)propionyl-CoA ligase: MLGLMQNQPLLISTLITFAERNHGDGEIVSRRVEGDIHRYTYRDLARRARQLANVLDGMGLQFSDRVASLAWNGYRHMEMYFGVSGSGRVLHTVNPRLHPDQIAWIVNHAEDQVLCFDMTFLPIVQAVHAKCPTVKKWVALCDADRLPADSGIPGLTSYEDWIGGAPGEYDWPTFDENSASSMCYTSGTTGNPKAALYSHRSTTLHAYAAALPDVMCLSARDSVLPVVPMFHVNAWGIPYSAALTGCKVVFPGPALDGKSVYELIEAEGVTFAAGVPTVWQMLLNHVQAAGLKFSTLGRTVIGGSACPPAMITAFQDGYGVSVLHAWGMTEMSPLGTLCTLKNKHLRMGRDEQMHILQKQGRAIYGVEMKIVGADGKEQPWDGKAYGDLLVRGPWILERYYKGESPLVKDEHGVGWFPTGDVATIDADGYMQITDRSKDVIKSGGEWISSIDIENIAMAHPAVAMAACVGMPHPKWDERPIVVVARRPGAEVTREELLAFYEGKTAKWQIPDDVVFVDAIPLGATGKMLKTRLREQLAGYKLPGL; the protein is encoded by the coding sequence ATGCTGGGCTTGATGCAGAACCAACCTCTCCTGATCTCCACGCTGATCACGTTCGCCGAGCGCAACCATGGCGACGGGGAGATCGTGTCGCGCAGGGTGGAGGGGGACATCCACCGCTACACCTACCGCGACCTGGCGCGGCGCGCGCGCCAACTGGCCAATGTGCTCGACGGCATGGGCCTGCAGTTCAGCGACCGCGTGGCGTCCCTGGCCTGGAACGGCTACCGCCACATGGAGATGTACTTCGGCGTCTCCGGCTCGGGCCGCGTGCTGCACACCGTGAACCCGCGCCTGCACCCGGACCAGATCGCCTGGATCGTGAACCATGCCGAGGACCAGGTGCTGTGCTTCGACATGACGTTCCTGCCCATCGTGCAGGCCGTGCACGCCAAGTGCCCCACGGTGAAGAAATGGGTGGCGCTGTGCGACGCCGACCGGCTGCCCGCGGATTCGGGTATTCCCGGCCTGACGAGCTACGAGGACTGGATCGGCGGCGCGCCGGGCGAGTACGACTGGCCCACTTTCGACGAGAACTCCGCGTCCAGCATGTGCTACACCAGCGGCACCACGGGCAACCCCAAGGCGGCGCTGTACAGCCACCGTTCCACCACGCTGCACGCCTACGCGGCGGCGCTGCCCGACGTGATGTGCCTGTCGGCGCGCGACAGCGTGCTGCCCGTCGTGCCCATGTTCCACGTCAACGCCTGGGGCATCCCGTACTCGGCCGCGCTCACGGGCTGCAAGGTGGTGTTCCCCGGTCCGGCGCTTGACGGCAAGTCGGTCTACGAGCTCATCGAGGCCGAGGGCGTGACCTTCGCCGCGGGCGTGCCCACCGTGTGGCAGATGCTGCTCAACCACGTGCAGGCGGCCGGCCTGAAGTTCAGCACGCTGGGCCGCACGGTGATCGGCGGATCGGCCTGCCCGCCGGCCATGATCACGGCCTTCCAGGACGGCTACGGCGTCTCGGTGCTGCACGCCTGGGGCATGACCGAGATGAGCCCGCTGGGCACGCTGTGCACGCTCAAGAACAAGCACCTGCGCATGGGCCGCGACGAGCAGATGCACATCCTGCAGAAGCAGGGGCGCGCCATCTATGGCGTGGAGATGAAGATCGTGGGCGCAGACGGCAAGGAACAGCCCTGGGACGGCAAGGCCTATGGCGACCTGCTGGTGCGCGGCCCCTGGATCCTGGAGCGCTACTACAAGGGCGAGAGCCCGCTGGTCAAGGACGAGCACGGCGTGGGCTGGTTCCCCACGGGCGACGTGGCCACCATAGACGCCGACGGCTACATGCAGATCACCGACCGCAGCAAGGACGTGATCAAGTCCGGCGGCGAATGGATCAGCTCCATCGACATCGAGAACATCGCCATGGCGCACCCCGCCGTGGCCATGGCCGCCTGCGTCGGCATGCCGCACCCCAAGTGGGACGAGCGCCCCATCGTGGTGGTGGCCAGGCGCCCGGGCGCGGAGGTCACGCGCGAGGAGCTGCTCGCCTTCTACGAGGGCAAGACGGCCAAGTGGCAGATCCCGGACGACGTGGTGTTCGTGGACGCGATCCCGCTGGGAGCCACCGGCAAGATGCTCAAGACCCGCCTGCGCGAGCAGCTGGCGGGCTACAAGCTGCCGGGGCTGTGA
- a CDS encoding protein adenylyltransferase SelO, with protein MTSHQALAAPAQAPLVAGWRNGFAALGPAFFTELRPTPLPAPHWVGASDDVAALLGLPEGWQQRDDALQSFTGNALPPGSRPLASVYSGHQFGVWAGQLGDGRAILLGEVETPAHGGQELQLKGCGRTPYSRMGDGRAVLRSSIREFLCSEAMHALGIPTTRALCVTGSPAPVAREEIETAAVVTRVAPSFIRFGHFEHFAARGQQAELRRLADYVIDRYYPECRDGANPCAALLRAVSERTAALMARWQAVGFCHGVMNTDNMSILGLTIDYGPFQFLDAFDPGHICNHSDAQGRYAFDRQPGVAWWNLLCLAQAMLPLIGEVETARAALSTYEGVFAAEFLRRMRAKLGLQQPREGDGALVDALLRLLAAGRVDYTIFWRRLSHAVAAGDFEPVRDLFADRAAFDAWLLSYEELLALEDQALVADLMLNTNPGFVLRNHLGEQAIRAAKLGDFSELQTLQKLLARPFDEHPGHEAHAGFPPEWASTISISCSS; from the coding sequence ATGACTTCGCACCAGGCCCTCGCAGCCCCCGCGCAGGCGCCCCTGGTGGCCGGCTGGCGCAACGGCTTCGCCGCCCTGGGGCCCGCGTTCTTCACCGAGCTGCGCCCCACGCCCCTGCCCGCCCCCCACTGGGTGGGCGCGAGCGACGACGTGGCTGCGCTGCTGGGCCTGCCGGAGGGCTGGCAGCAGCGCGACGACGCGCTGCAGTCCTTCACCGGAAACGCCCTGCCGCCGGGCAGCCGGCCACTGGCCAGCGTCTACAGCGGCCACCAGTTCGGCGTGTGGGCCGGGCAGCTGGGCGACGGCCGCGCCATCCTCCTCGGCGAGGTGGAAACCCCGGCCCATGGCGGCCAGGAACTGCAGCTCAAGGGCTGCGGGCGCACACCCTATTCGCGGATGGGCGACGGGCGCGCCGTGCTGCGCTCGTCCATCCGCGAGTTCCTCTGCAGCGAGGCCATGCACGCGCTGGGCATCCCGACCACGCGCGCGCTGTGCGTCACCGGCTCGCCCGCGCCCGTGGCGCGCGAGGAGATCGAGACGGCCGCCGTGGTCACGCGCGTGGCGCCCAGCTTCATCCGCTTCGGCCACTTCGAGCACTTCGCCGCGCGCGGCCAGCAGGCCGAGCTGCGCCGGCTGGCCGACTACGTGATCGACCGCTACTACCCCGAATGCCGCGACGGCGCCAACCCCTGCGCCGCGCTGCTGCGCGCCGTGAGCGAGCGCACCGCTGCCCTGATGGCCCGGTGGCAGGCCGTGGGCTTCTGCCACGGCGTGATGAACACCGACAACATGAGCATCCTGGGGCTGACCATCGACTACGGGCCGTTCCAGTTCCTCGACGCCTTCGACCCCGGCCACATCTGCAACCACAGCGACGCGCAGGGCCGCTACGCCTTCGACCGCCAGCCCGGCGTGGCCTGGTGGAACCTGCTGTGCCTGGCGCAGGCGATGCTGCCGCTGATCGGCGAGGTGGAGACGGCCCGGGCCGCGCTCTCGACCTACGAGGGCGTGTTCGCCGCCGAATTCCTGCGGCGCATGCGCGCCAAGCTCGGGCTGCAGCAGCCGCGCGAGGGCGACGGCGCGCTGGTCGACGCCCTGCTGCGCCTGCTGGCCGCGGGCCGCGTGGACTACACCATCTTCTGGCGCCGCCTGTCGCACGCCGTGGCCGCGGGCGACTTCGAACCCGTGCGCGACCTGTTCGCCGACCGCGCCGCCTTCGACGCCTGGTTGCTATCCTATGAGGAGCTGCTGGCGCTTGAGGATCAAGCGCTAGTGGCCGATTTGATGCTCAATACCAATCCGGGCTTCGTGCTGCGCAACCACCTGGGCGAGCAGGCCATACGCGCCGCGAAACTCGGCGACTTTTCCGAACTCCAAACCCTGCAGAAGCTGCTGGCGCGGCCATTCGACGAGCATCCGGGGCACGAGGCCCATGCCGGCTTTCCGCCCGAGTGGGCGTCCACCATCTCCATCAGCTGCTCCTCATGA
- a CDS encoding ABC transporter ATP-binding protein, with amino-acid sequence MLKMENLHAYYGKSHVLHGVTFDVQPGEIVALLGRNGSGRSTAAKAIMGLVDWEGTLEWKGRSLRGRKAYEIAHLGLGYVPESRDVFPNLTVHQNLLLGQKGSGRGSRWTFDDMYAMFPRLKERRNIEAGVMSGGEQQMLTLCRTLMGDPDLIIIDEPTEGLAPKIVELVAEYLTRLKERGISVLLIEQKLTIAMTISDRALVMGHGSIVFQGTPDELRANSYVRKEWLEV; translated from the coding sequence ATGCTGAAGATGGAGAACCTGCACGCCTACTACGGCAAGAGCCACGTGCTGCACGGCGTGACCTTCGACGTGCAGCCCGGCGAGATCGTGGCGCTGCTGGGCCGCAACGGCTCTGGCCGCTCCACGGCTGCCAAGGCCATCATGGGCCTGGTGGACTGGGAGGGCACGCTGGAGTGGAAGGGCCGGAGCCTGCGGGGCAGGAAGGCCTACGAGATCGCCCACCTGGGCCTGGGCTACGTGCCCGAGAGCCGCGACGTGTTCCCCAACCTCACGGTGCACCAGAACCTGCTGCTGGGCCAGAAGGGCAGCGGCCGGGGCAGCCGCTGGACGTTCGACGACATGTATGCCATGTTCCCGCGCCTGAAGGAGCGGCGCAACATCGAGGCGGGCGTGATGTCCGGCGGCGAGCAGCAGATGCTCACGCTGTGCCGCACGCTCATGGGCGACCCGGACCTCATCATCATCGACGAGCCCACCGAGGGCCTCGCGCCCAAGATCGTGGAACTGGTCGCCGAATACTTGACGAGGCTCAAGGAGCGCGGCATCTCGGTGCTGCTCATCGAGCAGAAGCTCACCATCGCCATGACCATCTCCGACCGCGCGCTGGTCATGGGCCACGGCAGCATCGTCTTCCAGGGCACGCCCGACGAGCTGCGCGCCAACAGCTACGTGCGCAAGGAGTGGCTGGAGGTCTGA
- the msrB gene encoding peptide-methionine (R)-S-oxide reductase MsrB translates to MTYPIQKTDAEWQALLREKGAEPGAFEVTRHAATERPFTGKYEGHWADGSYRCICCGAKLFDSETKFDAGCGWPSFWRAVPGAIREIEDHSHGMLRTETVCAQCGAHLGHVFPDGPGPTGLRYCMNSASLDFDPPAP, encoded by the coding sequence ATGACCTACCCCATCCAGAAAACCGACGCCGAATGGCAAGCCCTGCTGCGCGAGAAGGGCGCCGAGCCCGGCGCCTTCGAGGTCACGCGCCACGCCGCCACCGAGCGCCCCTTCACCGGCAAGTACGAAGGGCACTGGGCCGACGGCAGCTACCGCTGCATCTGCTGCGGTGCCAAGCTGTTCGATTCGGAGACCAAGTTCGACGCGGGCTGCGGCTGGCCCAGCTTCTGGCGCGCCGTGCCCGGCGCCATCCGCGAGATCGAGGACCACAGCCACGGCATGCTGCGCACCGAGACCGTGTGTGCACAATGCGGTGCCCACCTGGGCCATGTGTTTCCCGACGGCCCGGGCCCCACGGGCCTGCGCTACTGCATGAATTCCGCCTCGCTCGACTTCGACCCCCCGGCGCCATGA